One Watersipora subatra chromosome 4, tzWatSuba1.1, whole genome shotgun sequence genomic window carries:
- the LOC137393321 gene encoding condensin-2 complex subunit H2-like isoform X1 — MEELVEQCQLLLVPIRNLEQNWSVDLANELTQAILCLNDQMVSIGGMGEKMIDFSKAAMIIQGSAQVYSKKVDYLYKSVLEMKDWMEKLWEAERRKNRTKDTGSKDLELNAEEEDEDDILDLSDVDEDQTVIDETCALDEIEGNVILPPRPSSLADRFHLKIPIISPTGDVIGFMDDFLINSIDIEALLQSRPTQASNEDAEIRPGSVSAIAEVSVEGDIDLLNEDSFHDVSNIQQQVSPAPAVPMSPSHTPMRVDRQVRVLRARCAEPAHRPQIEQPVDPWTRLLDNNSSLVTRPSRKLKPGNCRVLPQSLRKGKKRKPDGSYPTTRYNDDVSTFYNRDHSALPNASHLIFPEFKLLFFDKLKELQEVFKTQRQKRFPYADDDDIIDVADDFNDDCDDGMNNYDDENIPISRLQDMTARADKDSASADLPAGYSEFLAKVLKKQYQDTAVQIDKLSEIDKRVKAWEANVQGALDIVEMRPSFNMLNYSNQILSSFTEERSSIPMNALLEGKEKYEAYRTFLSTLILANHGNVDIFTDKNQVNIQLLNKLTLSDVIAAEGVTGTTEPSVHSHIGVST; from the exons ATGGAGGAGCTTGTAGAGCAGTGCCAGCTTCTGCTTGTGCCTATTCGAAACCTTGAGCAAAACTGGTCAGTTGACCTTGCCAATGAACTCACTCAGGCTATTTTGTGTCTCAATGATCAAATGGTTAGTATCGGAGGAATGGGTGAGAAGATGATTGATTTCAGCAAGGCGGCCATGATTATCCAAGGATCTGCTCAAGTGTATTCCAAGAAG GTGGACTACTTGTACAAATCAGTGCTGGAGATGAAAGACTGGATGGAGAAACTGTG GGAGGCGGAAAGAAGAAAAAATCGAACTAAGGATACTGGAAGCAAAGATTTAGAATTAAATGCAGAGGAGGAAGATGAGGATGATATACTAGATTTGAGTGATGTTGAT gagGATCAGACAGTCATAGATGAAACATGTGCTTTAGATGAAATAGAG GGTAATGTCATTCTCCCGCCTCGACCCTCCTCCCTTGCCGATAGATTTCACTTAAAGATACCTATAATAAG CCCCACGGGAGACGTAATTGGGTTTATGGATGACTTCTTGATCAACTCGATTGATATTGAAGCGCTGCTCCAGAGTCGCCCTACCCAAGCTAGCAACGAAG ATGCAGAGATCAGACCAGGCAGCGTGTCAGCAATAGCAGAGGTTTCAGTTGAAGGTGATATAGACCTACTGAATGAGGACTCTTTCCATGATGTCTCCAACATTCAG CAACAAGTTTCTCCTGCTCCGGCAGTTCCCATGAGTCCATCACACACTCCTATGAGGGTTGACCGTCAGGTTAGAGTTCTTCGGGCTCGTTGTGCTGAACCAGCGCATAGACCACAGATTGAGCAG CCTGTAGATCCTTGGACACGTCTCTTAGACAACAATTCATCATTAGTCACTCGACCCTCTCGCAAACTCAAACCTG GCAACTGTCGGGTTTTACCTCAGTCACTACGTAAAGGCAAAAAGCGGAAGCCGGATGGTTCATATCCAACAACTAGATACAACGATGATGTTTCGACTTTCTACAATCGAGATC aCAGCGCACTCCCTAATGCCAGCCATCTTATCTTTCCCGAGTTTAAGCTTTTATTCTTTGATAAATTAAAGGAGCTACAGGAGGTGTTCAAAACCCAAAGG CAAAAGCGTTTCCCATACGCTGATGACGACGACATCATCGATGTTGCCGATGACTTCAATGACGACTGTGATGATGGCATGAATAACTACGATGATGAGAATATCCCAATCAGCAGGCTGCAAG ATATGACAGCAAGAGCTGACAAAGACTCCGCCTCTGCTGACCTTCCCGCTGGGTACTCAGAATTTTTAGCCAAGGTTCTTAAGAAACAATACCAGGACACAGCGGTACAGATTGACAAGCTCTCGGAGATAGATAAAAGGGTTAAAGCTTGGGAGGCTAATGTTCAGGGAGCTCTTGACATAGTT GAGATGAGACCATCATTTAACATGCTCAACTACAGCAACCAGATCCTCAGTTCGTTCACCGAAGAGAGAAGTTCAATCCCGATGAATGCACTGTTGGAGGGGAAAGAGAAGTATGAGGCGTATAGGACATTCCTGTCAACATTGATATTG GCCAACCATGGCAATGTGGATATATTCACGGATAAAAATCAAGTGAATATCCAACTCTTGAACAAGTTGACCTTGAGTGATGTCATAGCAGCAGAGGGTGTGACAGGAACAACCGAGCCCAGTGTCCATAGCCATATCGGAGTCAGCACCTAA
- the LOC137393321 gene encoding condensin-2 complex subunit H2-like isoform X2, which translates to MEELVEQCQLLLVPIRNLEQNWSVDLANELTQAILCLNDQMVSIGGMGEKMIDFSKAAMIIQGSAQVYSKKVDYLYKSVLEMKDWMEKLWEAERRKNRTKDTGSKDLELNAEEEDEDDILDLSDVDEDQTVIDETCALDEIEGNVILPPRPSSLADRFHLKIPIISPTGDVIGFMDDFLINSIDIEALLQSRPTQASNEEIRPGSVSAIAEVSVEGDIDLLNEDSFHDVSNIQQQVSPAPAVPMSPSHTPMRVDRQVRVLRARCAEPAHRPQIEQPVDPWTRLLDNNSSLVTRPSRKLKPGNCRVLPQSLRKGKKRKPDGSYPTTRYNDDVSTFYNRDHSALPNASHLIFPEFKLLFFDKLKELQEVFKTQRQKRFPYADDDDIIDVADDFNDDCDDGMNNYDDENIPISRLQDMTARADKDSASADLPAGYSEFLAKVLKKQYQDTAVQIDKLSEIDKRVKAWEANVQGALDIVEMRPSFNMLNYSNQILSSFTEERSSIPMNALLEGKEKYEAYRTFLSTLILANHGNVDIFTDKNQVNIQLLNKLTLSDVIAAEGVTGTTEPSVHSHIGVST; encoded by the exons ATGGAGGAGCTTGTAGAGCAGTGCCAGCTTCTGCTTGTGCCTATTCGAAACCTTGAGCAAAACTGGTCAGTTGACCTTGCCAATGAACTCACTCAGGCTATTTTGTGTCTCAATGATCAAATGGTTAGTATCGGAGGAATGGGTGAGAAGATGATTGATTTCAGCAAGGCGGCCATGATTATCCAAGGATCTGCTCAAGTGTATTCCAAGAAG GTGGACTACTTGTACAAATCAGTGCTGGAGATGAAAGACTGGATGGAGAAACTGTG GGAGGCGGAAAGAAGAAAAAATCGAACTAAGGATACTGGAAGCAAAGATTTAGAATTAAATGCAGAGGAGGAAGATGAGGATGATATACTAGATTTGAGTGATGTTGAT gagGATCAGACAGTCATAGATGAAACATGTGCTTTAGATGAAATAGAG GGTAATGTCATTCTCCCGCCTCGACCCTCCTCCCTTGCCGATAGATTTCACTTAAAGATACCTATAATAAG CCCCACGGGAGACGTAATTGGGTTTATGGATGACTTCTTGATCAACTCGATTGATATTGAAGCGCTGCTCCAGAGTCGCCCTACCCAAGCTAGCAACGAAG AGATCAGACCAGGCAGCGTGTCAGCAATAGCAGAGGTTTCAGTTGAAGGTGATATAGACCTACTGAATGAGGACTCTTTCCATGATGTCTCCAACATTCAG CAACAAGTTTCTCCTGCTCCGGCAGTTCCCATGAGTCCATCACACACTCCTATGAGGGTTGACCGTCAGGTTAGAGTTCTTCGGGCTCGTTGTGCTGAACCAGCGCATAGACCACAGATTGAGCAG CCTGTAGATCCTTGGACACGTCTCTTAGACAACAATTCATCATTAGTCACTCGACCCTCTCGCAAACTCAAACCTG GCAACTGTCGGGTTTTACCTCAGTCACTACGTAAAGGCAAAAAGCGGAAGCCGGATGGTTCATATCCAACAACTAGATACAACGATGATGTTTCGACTTTCTACAATCGAGATC aCAGCGCACTCCCTAATGCCAGCCATCTTATCTTTCCCGAGTTTAAGCTTTTATTCTTTGATAAATTAAAGGAGCTACAGGAGGTGTTCAAAACCCAAAGG CAAAAGCGTTTCCCATACGCTGATGACGACGACATCATCGATGTTGCCGATGACTTCAATGACGACTGTGATGATGGCATGAATAACTACGATGATGAGAATATCCCAATCAGCAGGCTGCAAG ATATGACAGCAAGAGCTGACAAAGACTCCGCCTCTGCTGACCTTCCCGCTGGGTACTCAGAATTTTTAGCCAAGGTTCTTAAGAAACAATACCAGGACACAGCGGTACAGATTGACAAGCTCTCGGAGATAGATAAAAGGGTTAAAGCTTGGGAGGCTAATGTTCAGGGAGCTCTTGACATAGTT GAGATGAGACCATCATTTAACATGCTCAACTACAGCAACCAGATCCTCAGTTCGTTCACCGAAGAGAGAAGTTCAATCCCGATGAATGCACTGTTGGAGGGGAAAGAGAAGTATGAGGCGTATAGGACATTCCTGTCAACATTGATATTG GCCAACCATGGCAATGTGGATATATTCACGGATAAAAATCAAGTGAATATCCAACTCTTGAACAAGTTGACCTTGAGTGATGTCATAGCAGCAGAGGGTGTGACAGGAACAACCGAGCCCAGTGTCCATAGCCATATCGGAGTCAGCACCTAA